A window of the Pseudomonadota bacterium genome harbors these coding sequences:
- a CDS encoding SDR family oxidoreductase, producing MAGILKDKVAVITGGASGIGRATALAMAAEGARIAIMDLGAERGQDVLAAIAANGGEARYYPTNVALADEVNASFDRVIKDFGRIDCAFNNAGVAGDNAMLADTSDEEFQRVVGVNLSGVFLCMRREIQEMLPRGGGAIVNTASVAGLVGWKFAAAYSATKHAVIGLTRSAALEYAKRNIRVNAVCPGVIETPMAASAQDDETIRGIMIAKHATGRLGKPEEVAAAVLWLCSPAASFIHGHAMAVDGGYVAR from the coding sequence GTGGCAGGCATACTCAAAGACAAGGTAGCGGTTATCACCGGCGGCGCGAGCGGCATCGGCCGCGCCACGGCGCTGGCGATGGCGGCGGAAGGCGCGCGCATCGCCATCATGGATCTCGGCGCCGAACGTGGCCAGGACGTGCTCGCGGCGATCGCCGCCAACGGCGGTGAAGCACGCTACTACCCGACCAATGTCGCGCTCGCCGACGAGGTCAACGCGAGCTTCGACCGCGTCATCAAGGATTTCGGGCGCATCGACTGCGCGTTCAACAACGCCGGCGTGGCTGGCGACAATGCCATGCTGGCCGACACCAGCGATGAAGAATTCCAGCGCGTGGTGGGCGTCAACCTGAGCGGCGTGTTCCTGTGCATGCGTCGCGAGATCCAGGAAATGCTGCCGCGTGGCGGCGGCGCCATCGTCAACACCGCGTCGGTGGCGGGCCTGGTCGGCTGGAAGTTCGCGGCCGCCTATTCCGCCACCAAGCACGCGGTGATCGGCCTCACGCGCTCGGCGGCGCTCGAATACGCCAAGCGCAACATCCGCGTCAACGCGGTATGCCCGGGCGTAATCGAGACGCCGATGGCGGCCTCGGCCCAGGACGACGAAACCATCCGCGGCATCATGATTGCCAAGCACGCCACCGGCCGCCTCGGCAAGCCCGAGGAAGTGGCGGCGGCGGTGCTGTGGCTGTGCTCGCCGGCGGCGTCGTTCATCCACGGCCACGCGATGGCGGTGGATGGCGGTTACGTCGCGCGCTGA